From Coriobacteriia bacterium, the proteins below share one genomic window:
- a CDS encoding Gfo/Idh/MocA family oxidoreductase, protein MHILIVGLGAAGQRHARNLRRLLGDSVEISAVRRRGGGSALSDSMQPQSGVLPEESLGIRVFDELDRALEERPDGVVVANPTSMHIATARAVVKAGCGLLLEKPLGHSWDGVPEFLAAASESRMPVLVGFQLRFHPLLERLRTIVHGGEFGPVLSAASTYGEYLPDWHPYEDYRTGYAARRDLGGGVLLTQIHDIDCLGWILGWPSQVYSVGGHLSSLEVDVDDTSVSLWPCLMDGRAVPVQLQQTYARRPPIRQIELIMERGRLHLDLLAAHLRAWDTDGLCVVDESLRDYDRNEMFLAEMAHFLECLAGREAPRIPAVEAAQSLAVALAALRSQASGVVETVIYPGEAAAKPTVP, encoded by the coding sequence ATGCATATCCTCATCGTCGGCCTCGGCGCCGCGGGACAGCGGCACGCTCGCAACTTACGCAGGCTTCTGGGCGATAGCGTAGAAATCTCAGCCGTGCGTCGGCGCGGCGGGGGGTCCGCGCTCTCCGACTCGATGCAGCCCCAGAGCGGTGTCTTGCCGGAAGAGAGCCTGGGTATCCGCGTTTTCGATGAGTTGGACCGCGCACTCGAGGAGCGTCCCGACGGCGTCGTAGTCGCCAACCCTACGAGCATGCACATCGCCACCGCGCGCGCCGTTGTGAAGGCCGGATGCGGCCTTCTTCTCGAGAAGCCGCTCGGCCATTCCTGGGACGGGGTGCCGGAGTTTCTCGCGGCGGCCTCAGAGAGCCGAATGCCCGTCCTAGTCGGTTTTCAGCTTCGCTTTCATCCGCTTCTTGAGCGGCTGAGGACCATTGTCCACGGGGGCGAGTTCGGACCCGTTCTGTCCGCTGCATCGACCTACGGTGAGTACTTGCCTGACTGGCACCCCTATGAGGACTATCGGACAGGCTACGCTGCGCGTCGCGACCTGGGCGGGGGTGTGCTGCTCACGCAGATTCACGATATAGACTGCCTGGGGTGGATCTTGGGATGGCCCTCGCAGGTGTACAGCGTCGGGGGTCACCTCAGCAGTCTCGAAGTGGATGTGGACGACACATCGGTGTCGCTGTGGCCCTGCCTGATGGATGGTCGCGCTGTGCCCGTGCAACTTCAGCAGACCTACGCGCGGCGACCGCCGATACGCCAGATCGAACTGATCATGGAGCGTGGGAGGCTGCATCTGGACCTGCTTGCGGCGCACCTGCGTGCCTGGGATACCGACGGTCTGTGCGTTGTGGATGAGAGTCTGAGAGATTACGATCGAAATGAGATGTTCCTTGCCGAAATGGCCCATTTCCTGGAGTGTCTAGCGGGTCGTGAGGCGCCGCGCATCCCCGCCGTCGAGGCGGCACAGAGCCTCGCTGTGGCGCTCGCTGCTTTGCGCTCACAGGCTTCGGGTGTGGTCGAGACGGTGATCTACCCGGGTGAAGCTGCGGCAAAGCCCACAGTGCCCTAA
- a CDS encoding thiamine pyrophosphate-binding protein yields MIKVSDYVAQFLVDQGVRHVFMLVGGAAMHLNDSIGGRDEITFVAHLHEQAAAIAAESYAKYDNRLGVAVVTAGPGGTNTLTGVAGAWLDSTPMLVISGQVKRADLKGDSGVRNRGPQELDLPTIVSSITKYAVTVMDPTMIRHHLEKAVHLATSGRPGPVWLEIPLDVQGAAVEESTLVGYEPLRGAEVVGAGALEELVSKTLDLFEAAERPFLLFGNGVRLAGAEAEMRQLVDAAGAPFGLTWPALDLVPDDHSLLVGRPGSMAPRAPNFALQNSDFFLSIGARLDLVCTAFAPDRLARGACKVMVDIDSAEIGKIEPHLDLSVCADAKEFIHELLRQLGSRTLPSVDSWIAQCAAWREAYPLVDRELPATGPVSMYTFTQSLCEALPEGALVVPASSGNSVEMFLLSYAAKAGQRVYLTTGLGAMGFGLPAATGGCLASGGQQTVCVEGDGGFQMNSHELEVVARLQLPLKVFVIDNGGYGSIVCAQSAYFDRLVGAHPESGLTLPSVLALAEAYCLPTDEIADQADVADGIRRVLDAPGPCICRVVAIPDEPRQPRVASYQRPDGSMASRPLEDMFPFLPRGEFLSNMIVPPIPD; encoded by the coding sequence ATGATCAAGGTGTCAGACTACGTCGCTCAGTTTCTCGTGGACCAGGGCGTCAGGCATGTCTTCATGCTCGTGGGTGGGGCAGCGATGCACCTCAATGACTCGATCGGCGGGCGCGACGAGATCACGTTCGTAGCCCATCTGCATGAGCAGGCGGCCGCAATCGCGGCAGAGTCGTATGCCAAGTACGACAATCGTCTGGGTGTCGCTGTTGTGACGGCAGGTCCCGGAGGCACGAACACCCTCACCGGTGTCGCGGGAGCCTGGCTCGACTCCACGCCGATGCTCGTGATCTCGGGTCAAGTCAAGCGTGCTGACCTGAAGGGCGATTCCGGCGTTCGCAACAGGGGCCCTCAGGAGTTGGACCTCCCGACGATCGTATCGTCCATCACGAAGTACGCCGTGACGGTGATGGACCCGACGATGATTCGGCACCATCTTGAGAAGGCAGTGCACCTCGCCACCTCAGGGCGTCCCGGTCCGGTGTGGCTGGAGATTCCCCTGGATGTGCAAGGGGCGGCGGTTGAAGAATCGACTCTTGTCGGTTACGAGCCACTGAGGGGCGCCGAAGTGGTGGGCGCCGGCGCGCTCGAGGAACTGGTGAGCAAGACACTCGACCTGTTCGAGGCGGCCGAACGCCCCTTCCTGCTGTTCGGCAATGGCGTTCGTCTCGCCGGCGCCGAGGCGGAGATGCGGCAGCTGGTGGACGCCGCAGGAGCTCCCTTCGGGCTGACGTGGCCGGCGCTTGACCTCGTTCCCGACGATCACTCGCTGTTGGTTGGTCGTCCCGGCTCCATGGCGCCGCGCGCGCCCAATTTCGCGCTACAGAACTCGGATTTCTTCCTCTCGATAGGCGCTCGGCTCGATCTGGTGTGTACCGCCTTCGCGCCGGATCGGCTTGCCCGCGGTGCATGCAAGGTAATGGTGGACATCGATAGTGCGGAAATCGGCAAGATCGAGCCCCATCTTGATCTGAGCGTGTGCGCTGACGCAAAGGAGTTCATCCACGAACTCCTGCGTCAGTTGGGCAGCCGGACGTTGCCGTCGGTGGACTCGTGGATCGCGCAGTGTGCCGCCTGGAGAGAGGCGTACCCGCTCGTTGACAGGGAGCTGCCGGCCACGGGCCCAGTCAGCATGTACACCTTCACCCAGTCGCTGTGCGAGGCGCTTCCCGAGGGCGCGCTGGTGGTACCCGCGAGCTCCGGCAACTCTGTGGAGATGTTCCTGCTGTCCTACGCCGCCAAGGCCGGACAGCGCGTGTACCTGACGACAGGATTGGGTGCCATGGGCTTCGGTCTGCCCGCGGCCACGGGAGGCTGTTTGGCTTCGGGGGGCCAGCAGACTGTCTGCGTCGAGGGCGATGGCGGCTTCCAGATGAACTCCCACGAGCTGGAAGTGGTGGCGCGGCTGCAGCTGCCCCTGAAGGTCTTCGTCATCGACAACGGCGGCTACGGATCGATTGTCTGCGCACAGTCGGCCTACTTTGACCGTCTCGTCGGCGCGCATCCGGAGAGCGGCCTCACCCTCCCGAGCGTCCTCGCTCTCGCGGAGGCCTATTGCCTTCCGACGGACGAGATAGCCGACCAAGCTGATGTGGCGGACGGCATTCGCCGCGTACTTGATGCTCCGGGACCCTGTATCTGCCGGGTGGTTGCAATCCCGGATGAACCGCGGCAACCGCGTGTGGCATCCTACCAGCGTCCCGACGGAAGCATGGCGTCGCGACCGCTTGAGGACATGTTTCCGTTTCTGCCACGGGGCGAGTTCCTGAGCAACATGATCGTTCCGCCGATTCCGGACTAG
- a CDS encoding HAD hydrolase family protein yields the protein MSSLSSPASAIRPDMFRQVRAVAMDVDGVLTDGTFLWGADGVELKRFCFADVTGIALAREAGIVVALVSGESSQSGMALVHRYAAKLKIGDVFAGCHDKAAALGDFARTHNIELAETCFIGDDVIDLAAMEIAGVACAPADAHPAALARAAYVTQAAGGKGAVREVLDLVVAQHDVNRER from the coding sequence GTGAGCTCCCTATCGTCGCCCGCCTCCGCAATCAGACCTGACATGTTCCGCCAGGTTCGGGCAGTGGCGATGGATGTGGACGGCGTTCTCACGGACGGCACGTTCCTGTGGGGTGCCGACGGTGTCGAACTCAAACGCTTCTGCTTCGCCGACGTCACGGGAATCGCGCTTGCCCGCGAAGCGGGGATTGTCGTGGCGCTGGTCTCCGGAGAATCGAGCCAGAGCGGCATGGCCCTCGTCCATCGGTATGCTGCGAAGCTCAAGATCGGCGATGTCTTCGCCGGGTGCCACGACAAAGCAGCCGCGCTGGGCGATTTCGCCCGAACGCACAACATCGAGCTGGCCGAGACCTGCTTCATCGGAGACGACGTGATCGACCTGGCCGCGATGGAGATCGCGGGGGTCGCGTGTGCTCCCGCTGACGCGCACCCCGCGGCGCTTGCCAGGGCCGCCTACGTGACACAAGCTGCCGGCGGCAAGGGCGCAGTGCGCGAGGTCCTCGACCTCGTGGTCGCCCAGCACGATGTGAATCGGGAGCGGTGA